Proteins encoded in a region of the Diadema setosum chromosome 7, eeDiaSeto1, whole genome shotgun sequence genome:
- the LOC140231170 gene encoding beta-3 adrenergic receptor-like yields the protein MTDTISTWTSLTTMNVTSNPSTTAVTEIVFSDMAQRITVACLFCIIGGLGLVGNTVVIVAVAMSRRLQTPTNVFVISLSLSDLLTSLGLPFQAVGVLSDHGWPLPESVCATVAASAMMSLTCSVTCLTIIAVNRFALITRARRTYLRLFTTRRNIIYSILSWLFPLLVFIIPQAAGYGRLGYEPTFKLCAWDTSHHLADIYEIMAALLFFVATLIITVTYTTIYVFIRRHTTVMQHHVANKLNQVTDQSCNPTSQPPEVREAFAESKKDLSRRDIDITINLFYIVCIFYLCIIPYGFALALTNTGSYSVYAGMLFVLNSAINPFIYARKHPNFKVVMKCIATCQFHAIPEPASWLRSML from the coding sequence ATGACCGATACGATCTCAACGTGGACGTCATTGACCACCATGAATGTGACGTCAAACCCGTCTACGACAGCCGTCACAGAAATCGTCTTCTCGGACATGGCCCAGCGCATCACGGTGGCCTGCCTCTTCTGCATCATTGGTGGTCTGGGTCTTGTCGGCAACACCGTCGTCATCGTAGCAGTGGCCATGTCCAGACGCCTCCAGACCCCGACAAATGTGTTCGTGATCAGCCTCAGCTTGTCCGACCTCCTCACCAGTCTTGGCCTGCCCTTTCAGGCCGTCGGGGTGCTCAGCGATCACGGATGGCCGCTGCCCGAGTCCGTATGCGCAACCGTAGCCGCCTCAGCCATGATGTCGCTGACGTGCAGCGTCACCTGTCTTACCATCATTGCCGTCAACCGTTTCGCCCTCATCACGCGTGCTAGGCGCACCTACCTGAGACTTTTCACGACTAGACGTAACATCATCTACTCGATTCTGTCGTGGCTGTTTCCGCTGCTCGTCTTCATCATCCCGCAGGCTGCGGGGTACGGCAGGCTAGGGTACGAGCCGACCTTCAAGCTTTGTGCTTGGGACACATCGCACCATCTGGCAGACATCTACGAAATCATGGCGGCACTCCTGTTCTTCGTCGCAACGCTGATCATTACCGTGACTTACACTACCATCTACGTTTTCATAAGGAGGCATACGACCGTCATGCAGCACCACGTCGCGAACAAACTCAACCAGGTCACGGACCAGAGCTGTAACCCGACCAGCCAGCCACCGGAAGTCCGAGAGGCATTTGCAGAGAGCAAGAAGGACTTAAGTCGACGCGACATCGACATCACCATCAACTTATTCTACATCGTCTGCATCTTTTATCTCTGCATCATTCCGTACGGATTCGCCCTTGCCCTTACCAACACGGGCTCGTACTCGGTCTATGCTGGTATGCTCTTTGTCCTGAATAGTGCCATCAATCCGTTCATCTACGCCAGGAAGCACCCAAATTTTAAGGTTGTTATGAAGTGTATTGCCACTTGCCAGTTTCATGCGATTCCTGAGCCGGCTTCATGGTTGCGTTCAATGTTGTAG